A segment of the Fusobacterium ulcerans genome:
TAGGTGGATTGCAAAATCCTCGTACATTGATATATATAGGAATATGTGTGGCAGTTATAATAGGAGCTTTAATATTTTTAAGGAAAAAAGATAAAATGATATAAAAATATAAAAAAGAGATAAAGTTAAAATTTATTTTTTGATAAATGTCTCTTTTTTTTATGAAAAATTAAATCTAATATTGAAAAAAGTTAAGCTTTAAGATGGAAAAAAATAAAAAATGAAAGTAACTATTTTAAATATTACATAGATTTAGTAAAAAGTCTTTTGGATATGGTAAAATAGGATGTTACTAAAAATAGAGATACTAGGAGGAAAAAGATGAAAAAACCACTTTTAATGAGAGGAATTGGATTAATAATTGTAATAGCAGCAGTTTTAAAACTTTTAGCAGGAATAACGATTATGCTTTTTCCACTAAATATGGAGGATATTCCTGAAATAAATTTATATGGAAGGGTAATATTTTCATTGGAATATATACTAGGAAGTCTTCTATATATTATAGCAGGAGTATTTTTAATTTTAGGAAAGAAAAGAGCAAGAGAAATGTTTCTTTTTAGCATCATATTTTCTCTTGTAGTGACTCTTCTTCCGGGAATGATAATAACTATAGAAGAGATGGTAGTTTTTACTATATTTTTCATATTGCTTTGTATAGTTAAAAGTGTAAAAGAATATTTTCAAAAATTTAATATAAAATATGAAAAAAGAGGATAGATTTTTTAAAAAAGATGTTTTTGAAGCAGAAATTTTCTGGGGAAAAATATCATGAAATTACCAATTGAACTTGTGTTAAGAAAAATATAAAAAAATATTTAAAAAATTAAAAAAAAGCTTTGCTTTTTCTTATAACTGTGATATAATCCTTAGAGTGTATAAGGATATTTGATCCTTAAAGATGATTTTGAAGGAGGTGTAAAGAATAGATGGCTTCTAACAAATTAAGAATCTACTTAAAGGCTTATGACCACACTTTATTAGATCAATCAGCTAAAAGAATAGCGGAGGTTGCTAAAAAGTCTGGAGCAGAGATTGCAGGACCTATGCCATTACCTACTAAAATTAAAAAGTACACTGTTTTAAGATCAGTGCATGTAAACAAGGATTCAAGAGAACAATTTGAAATGAGAGTACACAGAAGAATGGTAGAAATTAATAATTCTACACAAAAGACAATCGCTTCGTTAACAGCAGTTAACTTGCCAGCTGGTGTCGGAATAGAAATCAAACAAATCTAATGATTGATGGTTTCTTCAAAAAGCACTCACGGTTTTAATTCGGGTAATTTGATTGTGCTTGATAAGATGGTTATCGAAATCCAAATTATCCTTACAGAATAATACAAGTTGACGCTTTTTTTAAAGCTAGACAGTAGAACCACGAGGTCAAGTTGTCAACCAATATATTATTTGATGGAGGTAAAAACAATGTCAGGAATTTTAGCAAAGAAAATTGGAATGACTCAAATATTTGAGGATGGAAAATTCATTCCAGTAACAGTTGTTGAAGCTGGTCCTAACTATGTTCTTCAAAAGAAGACTGTAGAAAACGACGGATATACAGCTTTACAATTAGGATTTGATGAAAAAAAGGAAAAAAACACTACTAAACCAATTATGGGAATCTTCAAAAAAGCAGGAGTTAACCCTCAAAGATTTGTAAAAGAATTAAGAGTGGATTCTGTTGAAGGTTTTGAACTTGGACAAGAGATCAAAGCTGATGTCTTAGCTGAAGTAGAGTACGTAGATATTACTGGTACTTCAAAAGGTAAAGGAACAGCTGGGGTTATGAAAAGACATAATTTCGCTGGAAACAGAGCGTCTCACGGGGTTTCTAGAAACCACAGACTTGGAGGTTCTATCGGAATGTCATCTTGGCCAGGAAAAGTTCTTAGAGGTAAGAAAATGGCTGGACAATACGGAAATGCAACTGTAACTGTTCAAAACTTAAAAGTAGTGAAAGTAGATGTTGAAAACAATCTACTATTGATCAAAGGTGCAGTACCTGGATCAAAAAACAGTTATATAGTAGTTAAACCAGCAGTAAAAAAATAATAGGTTAGTAGATGTGGAAGGAGGAAAATAATGGCAGTTTTAAACATATATGACTTGACAGGAACTCAAACTGGAACTGTTGAAGTTAAAGATACAGTGTTTGGGATTGAACCTAATCAAGCAGTACTTCATGAAGTATTGACTGCAGAATTAGCAGCTGCTAGACAAGGAACTGCAGCTACTAAGACTAGAGCAATGGTTAGAGGAGGGGGAAGAAAACCTTTCAAACAAAAAGGAACTGGTAGAGCAAGACAAGGTACTATCAGAGCTCCACATATGGTAGGAGGAGGAGTTACATTTGGTCCTCACCCAAGATCATATGAGAAAAAAGTTAACAAAAAAGTAAGAAACCTAGCTCTAAGATCAGCTTTATCAGCTAAAGTAGCTAACGGAGATATCCTTGTACTTGATGGTACAATTGATACACCAAAAACAAAAACAATAATAGCTTTAACAAATGCAGTAAATGCAACTACAAAGCAATTATTCGTAGTAAACGATCTTGCTGAACAAGCAGATTACAACTTATACTTATCAGTAAGAAACCTTGAAAATGCAGTTGTATTACAACCAAATGAAATTGGTGTATACTGGCTTCTAAAACAAGAAAAAGTAATTCTTACTAAAGAGGCACTAACTACAATAGAGGAGGTGCTTGGATAATGACATCATACGATATAGTAAAGAAACCTGTAATAACTGAGAAAACTGAAACACTTAGAAGAGAGTACAACAAGTACACTTTCGAAGTGAGCCCAAAAGCTAACAAGATTCAAATCAAAAAGGCAATTGAGGAATTATTTAATGTAAAGGTTGAAACAGTATCAACTCTTAACAGTAAACCTGTTACTAAAAGACACGGAATGAAACTTTACAAAACTCAAGCTAAAAAGAAGGCAATCGTTAAATTAGCTCAAGGAAATACAATAACTTACTTTAAAGAAGTATAAAAACTGTAAAACGGCTAAAGATATATATAGGTCTAAACGGAGGTTAAGCAAAAATGGCTATTAGAAAAATGAAAGCAATGACTAATGGAACAAGACACATGTCTAGATTAGTCAATGAAGATTTAGATAATGTAAGACCTGAAAAGTCTTTAACTGTACCTTTAAAATCTGCTTATGGTAGAGACAACTATGGACACAGAACTTGTAGAGACAGACAAAAAGGACACAAAAGACTTTACAGAATTATCGACTTCAAAAGAAACAAACTTGATGTACCTGCTAGAGTAGAATCTATCGAGTACGATCCAAACAGAACTGCTAATATTGCTCTTCTATTCTATGTAGATGGAGAGAAAAGATATATACTAGCACCTAAAGGATTGAAAAAGGGCGACATGGTTATGGCAGGATCTCAAGCTGAGATTAAACCAGGAAACGCACTAAAAATAAAAGACATGCCAGTAGGGGTTCAAATTCATAATATTGAACTACAAAGAGGAAAGGGTGGACAATTAGTAAGATCCGCAGGAACAGCAGCAAGACTTGTTGCTAAAGAAGGAACTTACTGTCACATAGAGTTACCATCAGGTGAACTAAGATTAATTCACGGTGAATGTATGGCAACTATCGGAGAAGTAGGAAATTCTGAACATAGCTTAGTTCAAATCGGTAAAGCTGGAAGAAACAGAAATATGGGTAAAAGACCTCATGTAAGAGGATCTGTAATGAACCCTGTTGATCACCCTCATGGAGGAGGAGAAGGTAAGAATCCAGTAGGTAGAAAAGCTCCTTTAACACCTTGGGGTAAACCTGCAATGGGTGTTAAAACTAGAGGTAAGAAAACTACAGATAAATTTATCGTAAGAAGAAGAAACGATAAATAATTTTCGAGAGGAGGTTAATAGGTAATGGCTAGATCATTAAAAAAAGGACCTTTCTGTGACCACCACTTAATGAAGAAAGTTGAAGATGCAGTAGCAACTGAAAACTTGAAAGCAGTAATTAAAACTTGGTCAAGAAGATCGACTATATTCCCTAATTTCATTGGAATCACTTTTGGTGTGTACAATGGTAAAAAGCACATACCTGTTCATGTAACTGAGCAAATGGTTGGACACAAACTAGGTGAGTTTGCACCAACTAGAACTTACTACGGACACGGTGTGGATAAAAAGAAGAAAAAATAATAATATAAAATACTAAATTTTATTGATGTATGATATAAAGGAGGTTGGACTAGTGGAAGCTAGAGCAATAACTAGATTCGTAAGATTGTCTCCTAGAAAAGCTAGGTTAGTAGCTGACTTAGTAAGAGGAAAATCAGCGCTAGAAGCATTAGATATTCTAGAGTTTACAAACAAAAAAGCAGCTAGAATAATAAAGAAAACATTAGCATCAGCTGTTGCTAATGCAACTAACAACTTCAAGATGGATGAAGATAAGTTAGTAGTTTCAACAATAATGATCAATGATGGACCAGCTCTTAAAAGAATAATGCCTAGAGCTATGGGAAGAGCGGATATAATCAGAAAACCAACAGCTCACATTGTAGTGGCAGTTTCTGAAAAGTAGTTTAAGGAGGTAAGACTGTGGGACAAAAAGTAGACCCTAGAGGACTAAGATTAGGAATAACAAGATCTTGGGATTCTAACTGGTATGCAGATAAGAAGGAATACGCTAAGTACTTCCATGAAGATGTAAAAATCAGAGAACTTATCAAGAAGAACTACTTCCATGCAGGGATATCGAAGGTAAAGATCGAAAGAACTTCTCCTTCTAATGTAGTTGTTCTTGTTTATACTGCAAAAGCAGGTATAATCATAGGAAGAAAAGGTGCTGAGATAGATAATCTTAGAGTATCACTTGAGAAATTAACTGGTAAAAAAGTAACAGTTAAAGTTCAAGAAGTAAAAGAATTCAATAAAGATGCTGTACTTGTTGCAGAAAACATTGCTACTTCAATTGAGAAAAGGGTAGCATATAAAAGAGCTGTAAGCCAAGCTATTATGAGAGCTATGAGAGCTGGAGCTAAAGGAATCAAAGTTATGGTTTCTGGAAGACTAAATGGAGCAGAAATTGCCAGAGCTGAATGGGTAGTTGAAGGTAAAGTTCCTTTACATACACTAAGAGCTGATATTGATTATGCAGTAGCAACAGCTCACACTACTTATGGAGCTCTAGGAATTAAAGTATGGGTTTTCCATGGTGAAGTTCTTCCAACTAAAAGGGAAGGAGGAGAAGCGTAGTCATGTTAATGCCAAAAAGAACAAAACATAGAAAAATGTTTAGAGGTAGAATGAAAGGTACTGCTCAAAGAGGAAATACTGTAGCATTCGGAGATTACGGACTACAAGCTCTTGAGCCACATTGGATTACTAATAGACAAATAGAATCATGCAGGGTTGCTATCAACAGAACTTTCAAAAGAGAAGGAAAAACTTTTATCAGAATATTCCCAGACAAACCAATCACAGCTAGACCAGCTGGAGTGAGAATGGGTAAAGGTAAAGGAAATGTTGAAGGTTGGGTAGCAGTTGTAAAACCTGGAAGAATCATGTTTGAAGTTTCAGGAGTAACTGAAGAAAGAGCATTAGTAGCTTTAAGAAAAGCTGCAATGAAACTTCCAATCAGTTGTAAAATCGTAAAGAAAGAGAATGGTGGTGAAAACTAATGAGAGCTAAGGAAATAAGAGAAATGTCTACTGAAGACTTAGTTGTTAAGTGTAAAGAGCTTAAGGAAGAATTATTCAACCTAAAGTTCCAACTTTCATTAGGTCAACTTACTAACACTGCTAAAATTAGAGAAGTTAGAAGAGAAATTGCTAGAATTAACACAATCTTAAATGAAAGATAATCTCGTTCAGTTTATAGATGTTTGATTCTTAGGAAGAGGAGGTTAATGTCTTGAGAAACGAAAGAAAAGTTAGAGAAGGAATAGTTGTTTCTGACAAGATGGATAAAACAATTGTTATTGCAATAGAAACAATGACTTTGCATCCTATCTATAAAAAGAGAGTAAAAAGTACTACTAAGTTTAAAGCTCACGATGAAAATAATGTAGCTCAAACTGGAGATAAAGTAAGAATTATGGAAACTAGACCATTATCGAGAGATAAAAGATGGAGACTAGTAGAGATTGTCGAGAAAGCTAGATAATTCCAATTATTGTGAGAGGAGGATATTTTAATGGTACAACAACAAACTATCCTTAATGTTGCTGACAACTCTGGAGCTAAGAAACTTATGATTATAAGAGTTCTTGGTGGATCTAAAAAAAGATTCGGAAGAATTGGTGACATCGTTGTCGCATCAGTTAAGGAAGCAATCCCTGGTGGAAACGTTAAAAAAGGTGACGTAGTAAAAGCTGTAATAGTAAGAACAAGAAAAGAATTAAGAAGAGAAGATGGATCATATATAAAATTTGATGATAACGCAGGAGTTATAATCAATACTAACAATGAACCAAAAGCAACAAGAATATTTGGACCAGTTGCAAGAGAGCTAAGAGCTAAAAACTTTATGAAAATAGTATCTCTAGCTCCTGAAGTAATTTAATAAGAGAGGAGGCTAATAGTCGTGGCTAAACCTAAGATCAAATTTGTACCTGAATCATTACATGTAAAGACTGGAGATCTAGTATATGTTATCTCTGGAAAAGACAAAGGTAAGACAGGTAAAGTTGTAAAAGTATTCCCAAATAAAGGGAAGGTAGTAGTTGAAGGAATAAACATGATTACTAAACATATGAAGCCAACTCCAATAAACCCACAAGGTGGAGTTGTAAGTAAGGAAGCTGCTATATTCTCATCAAAAGTTATGCTTTTTGATGAAAAAGCAGGAAAACCTACAAGAGTTGGTCATAAAATAGTAGATGGTAAGAAAGTAAGATACTCTAAAGTATCTGGAGAAGTTCTATAAGAAGGGAGGAAAACGTAAGTGTCTAAATACGTTTCTAGATATCATAAATTGTATAACGATGTTATAATTCCAGCTCTTATGAAAGACTTAGGAATCAATAACATTATGGAATGTCCAAAACTAGAAAAAATAGTTGTAAACATGGGAGTAGGAGAAGCTACTCAAAATGTTAAATTAATAGATGCAGCTATGGGAGATTTAACTATCATCTCTGGACAAAAACCACTAGTAAGAAAAGCTAAAAAATCTGAAGCTGGATTTAAGTTAAGAGAAGGAATGCCAATCGGAGCAAAAGTTACTTTAAGAAAAGAAAGAATGTACGACTTTTTAGATAGATTAGTGAATGTAGTTCTTCCAAGAGTAAGAGACTTCGAAGGAGTTCCAGCTGACGCATTTGATGGAAGAGGAAACTACTCTCTAGGATTAAGAGATCAATTAGTTTTCCCTGAAATTGAATTCGATAAAGTTGATAAACTTTTAGGAATGTCTATCACTATGGTTTCTTCTGCAAAAGATGACGAAGAAGGAAGAGCTTTACTTAAGGCGTTTGGAATGCCTTTCAAAAAGTAATAGTGAGGAGGGTAAGGAATAGATGGCAAAGAAGTCAATGATCGCTAGAGATGCGAAAAGAGCTGAACTATGTGATAAATATGCTGAAAAAAGAGCAGAACTTAAAAAGAGAGTTGCAGAGGGAGACATGGAAGCTATGTTTGAATTAAACAAACTTCCAAAAGACTCTTCAGCAGTTAGAAAAAGAAATAGATGTCAGTTAGACGGAAGACCAAGAGGATTCATGAGAGAATTTGGAATTTCAAGAGTAAAATTCAGACAGCTTGCAGGAGCTGGAGTTATACCAGGAGTTAAAAAATCATCTTGGTAATTTGATAGGAAGGAGGATTTTCGTAGATGTATTTAACAGATCCAATCGCTGATATGTTGACAAGAATCAGAAATGCAAATGCAGTAATGCATGAAAAAGTAGATATACCTCATTCAACTTTAAAAGACAAAATAGCTGAAATTCTTAAAGAAGAAGGTTACATTGCAAACTATAAAGTTGTTACTGATGGGAACAAAAAAAGTATAAGAGTGTACTTAAAATATGATGGTAAAGACAGAATTATCAAAGGAATCAAAAGAATTTCTAAACCAGGTAGAAGAGTATATTCTTCAGTAGAAGATATGCCAAGAGTTTTATCAGGACTAGGAATTGCAATCGTATCCACTTCTAAGGGAATTGTTACTGACAGAGTAGCTAGAAGAGAAAACGTAGGTGGAGAAGTACTTGCATTTGTTTGGTAATTAAAACTTAGGAGGTGTCTAGTAAATGTCAAGAGTAGGTAAAAAACCTATTGTTGTGCCTTCTGGAGTTGAAGTTACAGTTAATGGAAATGAAGTTACTGTAAAAGGTCCTAAAGGTACTTTAAAGAAAGAATTTAACAAAGAATTAGTAATAAAACATACAAAAGAAGAAAAGCATCATGAAAGTTTGAACGAAATCGTTATTGAAAGACCTAATGATTTACCAGAAGTTAGAGCTATACACGGAACAACTAGAGCTCTATTACACAATATGGTATTAGGAGTTTCAGAAGGATTCAAAAAAACTTTAAACCTAGTAGGGGTTGGATACAGAGCTGCTGAAAAAGGAAAAGGATTGGAATTATCTTTAGGATATTCTCATCCTGTTATCATTGATGAGATTCCTGGAATCAAATTCACTGTAGAAAAAAATACTACTATTCATATCGAAGGAATCGAGAAAGAAGTAGTAGGTCAAGTAGCAGCTAATATCAGAGCTAAAAGACCACCTGAACCATACAAAGGAAAAGGTGTTAAATATTCTGATGAAGTTATTAGAAGAAAAGAAGGTAAAAAGTCGTAAGGTAGCTTAACTATAAGGAGGTAAGACAGTTGTTTAAGAAGGTAGATAGACAAGCTGTAAGAACAAGAAAGCATTTATCAATCAGAAATAAAATTTCTGGTACAGCTGATAGACCAAGACTTTCTGTATATAGATCAAACAACAATATCTTTGCTCAATTAATCGACGATGTGAATGGAGTAACATTAGTTTCTGCATCTACAATAGATAAAGAATTAAAAGCAAATATTGCAAATGGTGGAAATGTTGAAGCTGCAAAAACTGTTGGTAAAGCACTTGCAGAAAGAGCAACAGGAAAAGGGATAACAGCTATAGTATTTGATAGATCTGGGTATAAATACACAGGAAGAATAGCCGCTCTTGCAGAAGCAGCTAGAGAAGCAGGATTAAGCTTCTAAATCTTTAGAGAGAGGAGGATTTCACTTGTCTAAGTTAGCAAATAGAGAAGAAAAACAATATCAAGAAAAATTATTGAAAATTTCAAGAGTTTCTAAGACAACTAAAGGAGGAAGAACAATATCTTTCTCAGTTTTAGCAGCAATTGGAGATGGAGAAGGAAAGATCGGATTAGGATTAGGGAAAGCAAATGGTGTACCTGATGCTATAAAGAAAGCTATCGCTTCTGCAAAAAAGAACATGGTAGAGGTTTCTTTAAAAGGAAAAACTATTCCTCATGAAATCACTGGAAAATGGGGTGCAACAGCTTTATGGATGGCACCTGCATATGAAGGAACTGGAGTAATTGCTGGTTCAGCAGCAAGAGAAATATTAGAACTTGTAGGAGTTCATGATATTTTAACAAAAATCAAAGGTTCTAGAAATAAGCACAACGTAGCAAGAGCTACTGTTGAAGCATTGAAAATGTTAAGATCAGCTGAGAAAATAGCTGCTCAAAGAGGAAAAGAAGTTAAAGATATCTTAAGCTAGGAGGGAATTTAGATGGTAAAGCTTAGAATAGAGCTTGTGAAAAGCATAATCGGAAGAAAGCCTAACCACATAGCAACTGTAAAGTCGCTAGGGCTTAAGAAGATGAACGATGTAGTGGAGCATGTAGAAACTCCTGAGTTAAAAGGAAAACTAGCTCAAGTTTCTTACTTACTTAAAGTAGAGGAGGTGCAAGCATAAGATGAAATTAAATGAATTAATGCCTTCTGTACCTAGAAAAGCAAGAAAAAGAGTTGGAAGAGGAGAATCTTCTGGATTAGGTAAAACATCTGGAAAAGGAAGTAACGGACAAAACTCGAGAGCGGGTGGAGGAGTTAAAACTTACTTCGAAGGTGGACAAATGCCTATCTATAGAAGAGTTCCAAAAAGAGGTTTCTCAAATGCTATATTCAAGAAAGAATATGCTTTAATAAGCTTGGATTTATTGAATAAATTTGAAGATGGAGCAGTAGTTACTCCTGAAGTTTTATTCGAAAGTGGATTAGTAAGAGACTTAAAAGATGGAATCAAAGTGCTAGGAAATGGATCACTTGATAAAAAAGTAACTGTTAAAGCTCATAAAGTTTCTGGATCAGCTAAGGTTGCTATTGAAGCAAAAGGTGGATCTGTAGAAATACTAGAAGTTAAAACATTTGCTGATGTTGCTGGAAACAACAAATAGTTTTATTGTTAGTTTGAGAAGCGAGGTGAAGTTGTTTTGACTTTGATGGAAAAATTTTATGCAAAATTGAGTAGCATTAGGAGAATTCCTGAGCTAAGAGATAGAATTATCTTCACCTTGATAATGTTCTTAGTTGCTAGAGTTGGAACATATATTCCAGCTCCTGGCATAGATGTAGATAGACTTGCAACTATGACAGCACAAAGCGATATATTGGGATACATTAATATGTTTTCAGGTGGAGCTTTTAAAAGAGTTTCTATCTTTGCTCTAGGGATTGTTCCTTATATTAACGCTTCAATCGTTTTCAGCCTTTTGGCTGTAATCATTCCTAAAATTGAAGAAATTCAAAAAGATGGAGAAGCAGGAAGAAACAGAATCAATCAATGGACGAGATACTTGACAATAGCTATTGCTGTAGTTCAAGGTTTTGGAGTATGTATGTGGCTTCAGTCTGTAGGACTGGTTACTACACCAGGAACATTATTCTTCTTGACAACAGTAGTTACACTGACTGCTGGTACTGTTTTTCTTATGTGGATAGGAGAACAGATATCAATAAAAGGAATTGGAAATGGGGTTTCATTACTTATCTTCTTGAATGTAATATCTGGAGGACCTTCTAGTGTTGTTCAGACTATACAAACAATGAAGGGAAGTAAATTCCTTATACCAGTACTTATCCTTATAGCAGGTGCAGCGATACTTACAGTAGCAGGGATAGTAATTTTCCAATTAGGACAAAGAAAAATACCTATTCACTATGTAGGAAAAGGATTTAGTGGAAAAGGAGGTATGGGTCAAAACTCATATATACCTTTAAAACTTAACAGTGCAGGAGTAATGCCTGTTATCTTTGCATCAGTAGTTATGATGATACCATCAGTAATTATAAATGCAATACCTTCACAATATACTTTTAAAACTACATTAGCAATGGTATTTAGCCAAAAGCATCCAGTATATATGATAGTATATGCTATAGTAATTATATTTTTCTCATTCTTTTATACTGCTATAGTTTTTGATCCTGAAAAGGTTGCAGATAACTTGAAACAGGGTGGAGGAACAATTCCAGGAATAAGACCTGGGAATGAAACAGTTGAGTATTTAGAAGGTGTTGTAACAAGGATAACTTGGGGTGGTGCTTTCTTCTTAGCGATTATATCTATACTTCCATATACAATTTTTACTACTTTCAATCTTCCAGTATTCTTTGGAGGAACAGGTATAATAATCGTAGTTGGAGTTGCTATAGATACTGTTCAGCAAATCAATGCTCATCTTGTTATGAGAGAATACAAAGGGTTTATATAAAGCTTTATATAAATAAAGACACAACTTTAAAGGTTGTGCCTTTTTTTATTTTTTGAATATTTGACATAAAAGGAAATTTAAAATATAATAAAAAAAAGATATGTGAGTGGGGTTAGAAATGGTAAAATTTACAAATAAAGATAAAGAATTTATAAACGAGAATTTTGATGAGGCTTATGATATAATTAATATGTATGATGTAGAAGAAGTTCTGATAACTATTGCCAAATTTATAGCAGCTTATTGTTATGATGATGAATATGAACTGACAGAACTAGGAGAGATAGCTCAGGAAGTTTATACAAGAATATATGAAAATAATAGAGAAATATTAGAAAAATAACTTTTGAGATAGAGAGTAACTGTATAAGTTGTTCTCTCTTTTTTATTGATAGTTATATTACAGGGTGGAATATTTATTTTGAAAAGGAAGGAAGATATATAACAACTTGGAAGTATCTTTATATCATTCCTTTTGATATTAGAAATGACTACTTCGATTTAATTAATGTAAGATTTGAAAATGATAATATTGAAGTTTTAGGCAAGGAAAGAACTTTTGTGAAAGAAGAAAAGATACA
Coding sequences within it:
- the rpsE gene encoding 30S ribosomal protein S5, whose protein sequence is MSKLANREEKQYQEKLLKISRVSKTTKGGRTISFSVLAAIGDGEGKIGLGLGKANGVPDAIKKAIASAKKNMVEVSLKGKTIPHEITGKWGATALWMAPAYEGTGVIAGSAAREILELVGVHDILTKIKGSRNKHNVARATVEALKMLRSAEKIAAQRGKEVKDILS
- the rpmD gene encoding 50S ribosomal protein L30 — encoded protein: MVKLRIELVKSIIGRKPNHIATVKSLGLKKMNDVVEHVETPELKGKLAQVSYLLKVEEVQA
- the rplO gene encoding 50S ribosomal protein L15; translated protein: MKLNELMPSVPRKARKRVGRGESSGLGKTSGKGSNGQNSRAGGGVKTYFEGGQMPIYRRVPKRGFSNAIFKKEYALISLDLLNKFEDGAVVTPEVLFESGLVRDLKDGIKVLGNGSLDKKVTVKAHKVSGSAKVAIEAKGGSVEILEVKTFADVAGNNK
- the secY gene encoding preprotein translocase subunit SecY, yielding MTLMEKFYAKLSSIRRIPELRDRIIFTLIMFLVARVGTYIPAPGIDVDRLATMTAQSDILGYINMFSGGAFKRVSIFALGIVPYINASIVFSLLAVIIPKIEEIQKDGEAGRNRINQWTRYLTIAIAVVQGFGVCMWLQSVGLVTTPGTLFFLTTVVTLTAGTVFLMWIGEQISIKGIGNGVSLLIFLNVISGGPSSVVQTIQTMKGSKFLIPVLILIAGAAILTVAGIVIFQLGQRKIPIHYVGKGFSGKGGMGQNSYIPLKLNSAGVMPVIFASVVMMIPSVIINAIPSQYTFKTTLAMVFSQKHPVYMIVYAIVIIFFSFFYTAIVFDPEKVADNLKQGGGTIPGIRPGNETVEYLEGVVTRITWGGAFFLAIISILPYTIFTTFNLPVFFGGTGIIIVVGVAIDTVQQINAHLVMREYKGFI